Proteins co-encoded in one Plectropomus leopardus isolate mb chromosome 14, YSFRI_Pleo_2.0, whole genome shotgun sequence genomic window:
- the LOC121953550 gene encoding attractin-like, which produces MKSGGITRHQEAEFKHVVKLTKERKAQQVFPESWEEVWKPMSENCSGYRTCGQCLDQPGCGWCTDPSNTGKGQCIEGSYRGPFQTSVPAPSTLPGLPASPQPALNASMCPSEAKYNWSFIHCPACQCNGHSQCVNESVCEKCEDLTTGRHCESCISGFYGDPTNGGSCQPCKCNGHASMCNPNNGKCFCTTKGIKGDRCHLCEVENRYQGNPLKGTCYYTLLIDYQFTFSLSQEDDRYYTAINFVATPEEVCLTVNAPPPQQLSLLLGLKIVKSAPDDDDGD; this is translated from the exons ATGAAGAGTGGCGGTATCACACGTCACCAAGAAGCAGAATTTAAGCATGTCGTCAAACTTACCAAGGAGAGGAAAGCCCAGCAAGTTTTCCCTGAGAGCTGGGAGGAGGTGTGGAAGCCGATGT CGGAGAACTGCTCCGGGTACAGAACCTGCGGCCAGTGTTTGGACCAGCCGGGCTGCGGTTGGTGCACCGACCCCAGCAACACGGGCAAAGGTCAGTGCATCGAGGGCTCGTATCGAGGGCCCTTCCAGACCTCGGTCCCGGCCCCGTCCACCCTCCCCGGCCTGCCTGCTAGCCCCCAGCCGGCCCTCAATGCCAGCATGTGCCCCAGCGAGGCCAAATACAACTGGTCCTTCATCCACTGCCCAG CTTGTCAGTGTAACGGTCACAGCCAGTGTGTCAACGAGAGCGTGTGCGAGAAGTGCGAGGACCTGACAACCGGCCGGCACTGCGAGAGCTGCATCTCCGGCTTCTACGGAGATCCGACCAACGGGGGCAGCTGCCAGC CCTGCAAGTGTAACGGCCACGCCAGCATGTGCAACCCGAACAATGGCAAGTGCTTCTGCACCACTAAAGGCATCAAAGGAGACCGCTGCCACCT gtGTGAAGTCGAGAACCGTTACCAAGGCAACCCGCTCAAAGGAACATGCTACT ACACGCTGCTCATCGACTACCAGTTCACCTTCAGCCTGTCGCAGGAGGACGACCGCTACTACACCGCCATCAACTTCGTGGCCACACCTGAGGAGGTATGTCTGACAGTGAACGCCCCGCCGCCACAGCAGCTGTCACTTTTATTAGGATTAAAGATCGTGAAGTCGGCaccagatgatgatgatggagattag